A genome region from Blautia coccoides includes the following:
- a CDS encoding GNAT family N-acetyltransferase gives MKTGLYIRRAEEKDIEEALSLYERARRFMAENGNPGQWVNGYPAREDVETDVNRGVLYICESLDGMEGVFMFDVGEEPNYQRIEQGCWLNDKPYGFLHRIASAGRKKGVASFCVQWCLARCDNMRGDTHQDNIPMQRVFEKNGFIRCGIVYMKDGTQRIAYQKETG, from the coding sequence ATGAAAACAGGATTATATATTCGCAGAGCTGAGGAAAAGGATATAGAAGAAGCCTTGTCCCTTTATGAACGGGCAAGAAGGTTCATGGCTGAGAACGGAAATCCCGGACAGTGGGTAAACGGCTACCCGGCGCGGGAAGATGTGGAGACAGATGTAAACCGCGGTGTTTTATATATCTGTGAGTCTTTGGACGGGATGGAAGGCGTTTTCATGTTTGATGTGGGAGAAGAGCCCAATTACCAAAGGATAGAGCAGGGGTGCTGGCTGAACGATAAGCCTTACGGATTCCTGCACAGAATAGCTTCTGCCGGAAGAAAAAAGGGCGTGGCATCCTTTTGCGTACAGTGGTGTCTGGCCCGGTGTGACAACATGCGGGGAGATACACACCAGGATAATATACCCATGCAGAGAGTATTTGAGAAAAACGGTTTCATACGCTGCGGTATTGTATATATGAAAGACGGAACACAGAGGATCGCATATCAGAAGGAGACAGGATGA
- a CDS encoding SGNH/GDSL hydrolase family protein, which yields MKNVLCYGDSNTHGYDGVTGNRFPWGVRWTSLVQEALKEEQIRIIEEGQNGRTTVWDDPVEGMKNGLKYLIPCLESHSPLDVVVLMLGTNDMKQRFSLTAADVAAGAETLVKTIKMYFRENQETIPEILLISPLRIREEIVHHRCAPMFGGERAVKMSGELACYYREAAARQGCVFLDAAKVTMPCLEDSVHLDPEGHRALAMAVTEKLREIFRERK from the coding sequence ATGAAGAATGTATTATGCTACGGGGATTCCAATACCCATGGATATGACGGTGTGACCGGAAATCGCTTCCCTTGGGGCGTGCGCTGGACCAGTCTGGTACAGGAGGCCCTGAAGGAGGAACAGATACGGATCATAGAGGAAGGGCAGAATGGAAGGACAACAGTCTGGGATGATCCTGTTGAAGGGATGAAAAACGGTCTGAAATACCTGATTCCCTGTCTGGAAAGCCACAGCCCTTTGGATGTGGTGGTGCTGATGCTGGGCACCAATGATATGAAACAGAGATTTTCCTTGACTGCCGCTGATGTGGCAGCAGGCGCAGAGACCCTGGTGAAAACCATAAAGATGTATTTTCGGGAAAACCAGGAAACCATACCGGAGATCCTGCTGATCTCACCTTTGAGGATCAGGGAAGAGATCGTACATCACAGATGCGCACCTATGTTTGGCGGTGAACGGGCAGTGAAGATGTCAGGCGAGCTGGCCTGCTATTACAGAGAGGCCGCTGCGCGGCAGGGCTGTGTCTTTTTGGATGCGGCCAAAGTGACAATGCCATGTTTAGAGGATTCTGTCCATCTGGATCCGGAGGGGCACAGAGCGCTGGCTATGGCTGTTACAGAAAAATTGAGGGAGATTTTTCGGGAAAGGAAGTAA
- a CDS encoding AAA family ATPase translates to MGKVIALGREFGSNGRKIAQDLAEHLGIKYYDKDLITLAAQKKNIPKEKLEEVDEKRESPWRYSFDENMAMERQFHYEPLNDVLFNAQTEIIEEAARNEDCVIVGRCANYILKDKPDCRSVFIYAPMEARIKTIRARTVWDERGAEQLIKKVDKQRKYYYNNYTDEKWGSMKGYDLCLDSSRFTREQILEILTALYHTIG, encoded by the coding sequence ATGGGTAAAGTGATAGCACTCGGCAGAGAATTTGGAAGCAATGGAAGAAAAATTGCGCAGGATCTGGCAGAGCATCTGGGCATCAAATATTATGACAAGGATTTGATCACCCTTGCCGCCCAGAAAAAGAATATTCCAAAAGAGAAGCTGGAAGAAGTGGATGAGAAGCGGGAAAGCCCCTGGCGTTATTCCTTTGATGAGAATATGGCCATGGAGCGTCAGTTTCACTATGAACCTCTCAATGATGTGCTGTTCAATGCGCAGACAGAGATCATTGAAGAGGCCGCCCGAAACGAAGACTGTGTGATCGTAGGGCGGTGTGCAAACTACATTCTCAAAGATAAACCGGACTGCAGAAGTGTTTTTATCTATGCGCCTATGGAGGCCAGGATCAAAACCATACGGGCACGGACGGTTTGGGATGAAAGAGGAGCGGAACAGCTTATCAAGAAAGTAGATAAGCAGAGAAAATATTACTATAACAATTATACAGATGAGAAGTGGGGCAGCATGAAGGGGTATGACCTGTGTCTGGACAGCAGCCGTTTTACCAGGGAACAGATTCTGGAAATACTGACCGCACTCTATCATACCATCGGATAA
- a CDS encoding GNAT family N-acetyltransferase, whose amino-acid sequence MEKAVLETKRLMLRKMRREDQDSLNKMLQDPEVMYAYAHAFSDREAKEWLERQLDRYRQYGFGLWAVILKETGEFIGQCGLTMQDCRGEQVLEVGYLFCKEFWHQGYAAEAAAACRDYAFEILNAGEVYSIIRDNNTASRNVAKRNGMKIRGSFVKHYYGIDMPHDLFCITREEYEAMEK is encoded by the coding sequence ATGGAAAAGGCTGTGCTTGAGACAAAACGTCTTATGCTGAGAAAAATGCGCAGGGAAGATCAGGATTCCCTGAATAAAATGCTGCAGGATCCGGAAGTTATGTATGCCTATGCCCATGCATTTTCCGATCGAGAGGCAAAGGAGTGGCTGGAGAGGCAGCTTGACCGTTACAGGCAGTATGGTTTCGGCCTGTGGGCAGTTATCTTAAAAGAGACAGGGGAATTTATCGGCCAGTGCGGTCTTACGATGCAGGACTGCAGAGGAGAACAGGTGTTGGAGGTCGGATATTTGTTCTGTAAAGAATTCTGGCATCAGGGCTATGCTGCGGAGGCGGCAGCGGCCTGCAGAGATTACGCCTTTGAGATCTTAAATGCCGGGGAAGTCTATTCCATTATCAGGGATAACAATACGGCATCCCGGAATGTGGCAAAGAGAAACGGCATGAAGATAAGAGGTTCCTTTGTAAAGCATTACTATGGAATTGATATGCCGCATGATCTCTTTTGCATTACAAGAGAAGAATATGAGGCAATGGAGAAATAA
- the rbr gene encoding rubrerythrin, whose protein sequence is MSVDFRESVTKENLMRAFAGESQARNRYTFAAAQAKKEHLHVVEAVFNYTADQERQHAYIFYQHLKEMAGETIQIDGGYPVDISPDIDKLLRMAQHNEYEEHDDVYKNFGDKAKEEGFTQIANSFHMIADIEKFHGDRFGKFAQYLEEKKLFVSDVETGWICLKCGYIHWGKEAPKKCPVCSHDQGYFIRLELSPFAH, encoded by the coding sequence ATGTCTGTAGATTTTAGAGAAAGCGTAACAAAAGAAAACCTGATGCGCGCCTTTGCAGGTGAGAGCCAGGCCAGGAACCGCTACACCTTCGCAGCAGCACAGGCGAAAAAGGAACATCTGCATGTTGTGGAGGCTGTCTTCAACTATACAGCAGACCAGGAGCGCCAGCATGCATACATTTTTTATCAGCATTTAAAAGAGATGGCAGGAGAAACGATTCAGATCGACGGTGGTTATCCGGTGGATATCTCGCCTGACATAGATAAGCTTCTGCGCATGGCACAGCACAATGAGTACGAAGAGCATGATGATGTGTATAAGAATTTCGGAGATAAGGCAAAAGAGGAAGGATTTACGCAGATCGCCAATTCCTTTCATATGATAGCGGATATCGAAAAATTCCATGGAGACCGCTTCGGAAAGTTTGCTCAGTATCTGGAGGAGAAGAAGCTTTTTGTGTCAGATGTGGAGACAGGGTGGATCTGTCTGAAATGCGGTTATATCCACTGGGGCAAAGAAGCGCCGAAAAAATGCCCGGTATGCTCTCATGACCAGGGATATTTTATCAGGCTGGAGCTTTCGCCTTTTGCACATTAA
- a CDS encoding FAD-dependent oxidoreductase: MDSLWMDETKIQSFPELTRDITADVAVVGGGMTGILTAYFLKEQGLQVIVLEADRIGGGQTGRTTAKITSQHGVIYQKIISLHGKEAAEKYSRENQKAIDRYEKIVQDRQIDCGFVRCPAYLYTLELPELLKEEAQSAAGLGIDAVFTRDTELPFEVAGAVRFDDQARFHPLLFLESVIRGLTVYEHSRVLQAEGDRLVTEKGSVRAKKIVFACHYPFLNVPGYYFMRMHQERSYVLGLENALKPEGMYLGIDSNNAWSFRSAGEYLLFGGGGHRTGENRAGGKYDLLKRKAEEFFPGSRVRYHWSAQDCMPVDQIPYIGRFSADTPDWYAATGYGKWGMSSSMAAAGMITESILGDEEENVFGIFSPQRFTPKASAENFCKDGIHAVKDLSRRIFTQGRSDLDELPPGHGGIVDYDGEKVGAYRDEEGEIYLVSAKCPHLGCQLEWNPDEKCFECPCHGSRFDYMGNCVDSPAQSGISLESKENS; the protein is encoded by the coding sequence ATGGATAGTTTATGGATGGATGAAACAAAAATACAGTCATTCCCGGAGCTGACTCGGGATATCACAGCGGATGTGGCTGTGGTGGGAGGAGGAATGACCGGGATACTGACAGCATATTTTCTTAAAGAACAGGGACTGCAGGTGATCGTGCTGGAAGCAGACCGGATCGGAGGTGGTCAGACAGGGAGGACAACAGCCAAGATCACCTCCCAGCACGGAGTGATCTATCAGAAGATCATATCCCTCCACGGGAAGGAGGCAGCAGAAAAATACAGCCGGGAAAACCAGAAGGCAATAGACAGGTACGAGAAAATAGTACAGGACAGACAGATCGACTGCGGATTTGTCAGATGCCCGGCGTATTTATATACATTGGAATTACCTGAGCTTTTAAAGGAGGAGGCCCAAAGTGCTGCGGGGCTTGGGATTGATGCTGTTTTTACCAGGGATACGGAGCTTCCTTTTGAAGTGGCAGGTGCTGTGCGCTTTGACGATCAGGCCAGGTTTCATCCTCTTCTTTTTCTGGAATCAGTCATTCGGGGGCTGACAGTCTATGAACATTCAAGGGTACTGCAGGCAGAGGGAGACCGGCTTGTCACGGAAAAGGGAAGTGTCAGGGCAAAGAAAATCGTCTTTGCCTGCCACTATCCTTTTCTCAATGTGCCGGGGTATTATTTCATGCGGATGCATCAGGAGCGCAGTTATGTGCTGGGGCTTGAAAATGCCTTGAAGCCTGAAGGGATGTACCTGGGCATAGACAGCAATAACGCCTGGTCTTTCAGAAGCGCAGGAGAGTATCTGCTCTTTGGCGGAGGCGGCCACCGCACAGGAGAAAACCGCGCAGGGGGAAAGTACGACCTGCTGAAAAGAAAAGCAGAAGAGTTCTTTCCGGGAAGCCGGGTGCGGTATCACTGGTCAGCACAGGACTGTATGCCTGTGGACCAGATTCCCTACATTGGCAGGTTCTCTGCGGATACCCCTGACTGGTATGCTGCCACAGGATATGGAAAGTGGGGAATGAGTTCTTCCATGGCAGCAGCCGGTATGATAACAGAGAGTATTCTGGGGGATGAGGAGGAGAATGTGTTCGGCATATTTTCGCCGCAGCGCTTTACGCCCAAGGCCTCCGCGGAAAATTTCTGCAAGGATGGTATCCATGCAGTGAAGGATTTGAGCAGAAGGATTTTTACACAGGGAAGAAGTGATCTGGATGAACTTCCCCCAGGACACGGCGGCATTGTTGACTATGACGGAGAAAAAGTGGGAGCATACAGAGATGAGGAGGGAGAGATCTATTTGGTATCTGCCAAATGTCCCCATCTTGGATGCCAGCTTGAATGGAATCCGGATGAAAAATGTTTTGAATGCCCCTGTCACGGTTCCAGGTTCGACTACATGGGGAACTGTGTAGACAGCCCGGCACAGAGTGGCATTTCACTGGAAAGTAAGGAAAATTCTTAG
- a CDS encoding MmcQ/YjbR family DNA-binding protein has translation MRTREEAISYCLKMPDVFEDYPFHDQNWTVIRMKDSRKIFAWIFEREGNIWVNLKTDPQWRDFWRRMYASVLPAYHLNKEHWNSVILDGSIPEKEIGRMIEESYDLVRGKKSSRCT, from the coding sequence ATGAGGACCAGAGAGGAAGCGATTTCCTATTGTCTGAAAATGCCGGATGTGTTTGAGGACTATCCGTTTCACGACCAAAACTGGACGGTGATCCGGATGAAAGACAGCAGAAAAATATTTGCCTGGATCTTTGAGCGTGAGGGAAATATCTGGGTGAATTTAAAGACAGACCCCCAGTGGCGGGATTTCTGGCGCAGGATGTATGCATCTGTGCTTCCTGCCTATCACTTGAATAAAGAACACTGGAACTCTGTCATTTTAGACGGCTCCATACCGGAAAAGGAGATAGGCAGAATGATAGAGGAAAGTTATGACCTGGTGAGAGGAAAGAAATCTTCCCGCTGTACATAG
- the ilvN gene encoding acetolactate synthase small subunit, which yields MKKRWISLYVENEIGVLAKIAGLFSGKSYNLTSLTVGTTEDPTVSRMTISVESDDATFEQIKKQLNRCVEVIEVIDFTNSRIHRKEVLYIKIKDCDEAVKTEVFRIATIFHLSVVDYGKTEMLLESLQTEKRNDEIISYFSNYFKHIEVVRGGSVAIKGVSIQDK from the coding sequence ATGAAGAAAAGATGGATTTCCTTATATGTAGAAAATGAAATCGGTGTGCTGGCAAAGATCGCAGGCCTGTTCTCCGGAAAATCATACAACCTCACAAGCCTCACAGTGGGCACCACAGAAGATCCCACTGTGTCCCGTATGACCATCAGCGTGGAGAGCGATGACGCCACCTTTGAACAGATCAAAAAACAGTTGAACCGCTGTGTGGAGGTGATCGAGGTGATCGACTTCACCAATTCCCGTATCCATAGAAAAGAAGTTCTGTACATTAAGATCAAAGACTGCGATGAAGCTGTAAAGACCGAAGTTTTCCGTATCGCAACCATTTTCCATCTGTCTGTAGTTGACTATGGGAAGACAGAGATGCTCCTGGAAAGCCTTCAGACGGAGAAACGCAATGACGAGATCATTTCCTACTTCTCCAATTACTTTAAGCATATCGAAGTGGTACGCGGAGGAAGTGTGGCGATCAAGGGCGTAAGCATTCAAGACAAATAA
- the ilvB gene encoding biosynthetic-type acetolactate synthase large subunit, translating to MTGNELFVKALQKEGIDYLFAYPGGYAIDIFDELYKQDSIQVILPRHEQGLIHAADGYARATGRTGVCLVTSGPGATNLVTGIATANYDSVPLVCFTGQVPTNLIGNDAFQEVDIVGITRGICKYAVTVRDRKDLGRIIKEAFYIASTGKKGPVVIDLPKDIMLLEGDDYYPKEVHIRGYKPSSGVHMGQLKKAMALLKEAQKPLFLMGGGVNIGRANETALTLAETTRVPVITTIMGKGSIPTSHELYVGNVGMHGCYAANRAISECDLLFSIGTRFNDRITGKIDEFAKNAKIVHVDIDAASISRNIQVDIPIVADAREAMEAMLKHIKCCEHREWLDEIADWKKEHPLDMDQNKGITPQKIVQCINEQFEEGIFVTDVGQHQMWVTQYLEMDEKKQLLTSGGLGTMGYGFPASLGAKFAYPGKPVVCVSGDGGMQMNIQEMATAVAYGLPVIICIFNNSYLGMVRQWQQLFYDKRYSSTCTRRRKTCSANCKGPGKDCPEYTPNFVKLAESYGAYGMRVEKEEDMARAFQFAKGNTDAPTILEFIIDSDELVLPMVQGGKPLHNMILDC from the coding sequence ATGACAGGAAATGAATTATTTGTAAAAGCACTGCAGAAAGAGGGCATTGATTATCTATTCGCATATCCCGGCGGCTACGCCATCGATATTTTCGATGAGCTGTACAAACAGGATTCCATCCAGGTGATACTCCCCCGCCACGAGCAGGGTTTGATCCACGCTGCAGACGGCTACGCCAGAGCAACCGGACGCACCGGTGTCTGCCTGGTAACAAGCGGCCCGGGAGCCACCAATCTGGTAACCGGTATCGCCACAGCCAATTATGACAGTGTTCCCCTGGTATGCTTTACCGGCCAGGTTCCCACAAACCTCATTGGAAATGACGCGTTCCAGGAGGTAGATATTGTAGGGATCACCCGCGGTATCTGCAAATACGCTGTGACCGTGCGCGACCGCAAGGACCTGGGCCGTATTATTAAAGAAGCCTTCTACATTGCCAGCACCGGCAAAAAAGGGCCTGTTGTGATCGATCTTCCAAAAGATATCATGCTGTTGGAGGGGGATGACTACTATCCCAAAGAAGTACACATCCGGGGCTACAAGCCCAGCAGCGGCGTACACATGGGACAGTTAAAAAAGGCCATGGCTCTGCTGAAAGAAGCCCAAAAGCCCCTGTTTCTCATGGGAGGCGGCGTGAATATCGGAAGGGCAAATGAGACAGCGCTGACCCTTGCGGAGACCACCAGAGTTCCGGTCATCACTACTATTATGGGCAAAGGTTCCATACCTACCAGCCACGAACTCTATGTTGGCAATGTAGGAATGCACGGCTGCTATGCCGCCAATCGTGCCATCAGTGAGTGCGACCTGCTCTTCTCCATCGGCACCCGTTTTAATGACCGTATCACCGGAAAAATAGATGAATTTGCCAAGAACGCCAAGATTGTCCATGTGGACATAGACGCGGCCTCCATCTCCAGGAACATCCAGGTGGATATCCCCATAGTGGCAGATGCCCGGGAAGCCATGGAAGCCATGCTGAAACATATCAAGTGCTGCGAGCATAGGGAGTGGCTGGATGAAATCGCTGACTGGAAGAAGGAGCATCCTCTGGATATGGACCAGAATAAAGGCATCACACCTCAGAAGATCGTACAGTGCATTAATGAACAGTTTGAGGAGGGTATCTTTGTCACAGACGTAGGCCAGCATCAGATGTGGGTAACACAATATCTGGAAATGGATGAAAAGAAACAGCTTCTCACCTCCGGCGGCCTGGGCACCATGGGCTATGGTTTTCCGGCATCCCTGGGCGCCAAATTTGCGTATCCGGGGAAACCTGTGGTATGTGTTTCCGGTGACGGAGGAATGCAGATGAACATCCAGGAAATGGCAACCGCCGTAGCATACGGCCTTCCGGTCATCATTTGTATCTTCAACAACAGTTATCTGGGCATGGTACGCCAGTGGCAGCAGCTTTTCTATGATAAACGCTACTCCTCCACCTGTACACGCCGCAGAAAGACCTGCAGCGCCAACTGCAAAGGCCCCGGAAAGGACTGCCCGGAATACACACCCAACTTTGTAAAGCTGGCAGAGAGTTATGGCGCATACGGTATGCGCGTGGAGAAAGAGGAAGATATGGCCCGGGCCTTCCAGTTTGCAAAAGGCAACACAGACGCCCCCACCATTCTGGAATTTATCATTGACAGCGATGAACTGGTTCTGCCTATGGTACAGGGCGGAAAACCACTGCATAACATGATCTTGGACTGCTAG
- a CDS encoding MOSC domain-containing protein: MGKVLAVCISEKKGTQKKNIQEAEFIEDFGIEKDAHAGKWHRQVSLLSYEKIEDFRNRGAEVADGAFGENLVVSGFDFKNLPIGTRFRCNDVVLELTQIGKECHHGCEIFQKMGDCIMPREGVFTKVLHGGRIKVGDEMVIEEV; this comes from the coding sequence ATGGGAAAGGTACTGGCTGTCTGTATCAGCGAGAAGAAGGGAACTCAGAAAAAAAACATTCAGGAGGCTGAATTTATTGAAGATTTTGGCATAGAGAAAGATGCGCACGCCGGAAAATGGCACCGTCAGGTAAGCCTTCTCAGCTATGAAAAGATTGAGGATTTCAGGAACCGCGGTGCTGAAGTAGCGGATGGCGCCTTTGGTGAGAATCTGGTAGTCAGCGGGTTTGACTTTAAGAACCTGCCTATTGGGACAAGATTCCGCTGCAACGACGTGGTGCTGGAACTGACACAGATCGGGAAGGAATGTCATCACGGCTGTGAGATCTTTCAGAAGATGGGTGACTGCATTATGCCAAGAGAAGGTGTATTTACAAAAGTTCTTCACGGCGGCAGGATCAAAGTCGGTGATGAGATGGTGATCGAGGAAGTATGA
- a CDS encoding rubrerythrin family protein has protein sequence MELRESETFRNLIKAYEGELKASGKYRVYAKRARVEGYIDIAEIFEETSGNEEHHAEIWLNLLNGGRLPETSRNLENAHEDEKKEWSEMYEDFAKKAEQEGFNGIARLFREVGQIERHHDYRFEQLSRDILTNRVFCKEIDRVWICMNCGHLAYGDCAPVRCSVCGCPQGFFKLNCEEC, from the coding sequence ATGGAATTAAGAGAGAGTGAAACCTTTAGGAATCTGATTAAGGCCTACGAAGGAGAATTGAAAGCCAGCGGAAAATACCGTGTTTACGCAAAACGGGCCAGAGTTGAGGGCTATATAGACATAGCGGAAATTTTTGAGGAGACATCGGGAAATGAGGAGCATCATGCGGAGATCTGGCTGAACCTGCTGAACGGAGGACGGTTGCCGGAGACCAGCAGAAATCTGGAAAATGCCCACGAGGATGAGAAAAAAGAATGGTCGGAGATGTATGAGGATTTCGCCAAAAAAGCGGAACAGGAGGGCTTTAATGGAATTGCCAGGCTTTTCAGAGAGGTGGGGCAGATCGAAAGGCACCACGACTACCGTTTTGAACAATTGTCCCGGGATATTCTGACCAACCGTGTTTTCTGCAAAGAGATAGACAGGGTGTGGATCTGCATGAACTGCGGTCATCTGGCTTACGGTGACTGTGCGCCGGTCAGGTGTTCCGTATGTGGTTGTCCCCAGGGCTTTTTTAAACTGAATTGTGAGGAATGCTGA
- the moaA gene encoding GTP 3',8-cyclase MoaA yields the protein MLDQYRRNIEYIRISITDRCNLRCMYCMPEGGIEQVEHSDILTYDEITRLCRILAPKGICKVKITGGEPLVRKNAAELVSMIKSIPGIDNVTLTTNGILLGEQIQDLARAGIDAVNISLDALTEDMFEKITRRKGLDRVLEGMDKALQFPHVRVKVNCVLLHGVNEDQWIPIAGLAKDRPVDVRFIEMMPIGYGRKYCGEETEDHVRHLLEGAYGKADSLSGRFGNGPSTYMQLEGFKGKIGFISAISHKFCEDCNRVRLTSEGFLKPCLQFSHGADMRSLLRDGSSDEQIGIVAEKTIFEKPRSHRFGEDREEGLENKKMSEIGG from the coding sequence ATGTTGGATCAGTACAGACGGAATATTGAATATATCCGCATATCTATAACAGACCGCTGTAATCTTCGCTGCATGTATTGTATGCCGGAAGGCGGGATCGAACAGGTGGAGCACAGTGATATCCTAACCTATGACGAGATTACCAGGCTGTGCCGCATTTTGGCCCCAAAAGGCATCTGCAAGGTAAAAATCACCGGCGGGGAGCCTCTGGTGCGAAAGAATGCGGCAGAGCTGGTAAGTATGATAAAAAGCATACCCGGTATCGACAATGTGACTCTTACTACCAATGGGATACTGCTGGGGGAACAGATACAAGATTTGGCCCGGGCGGGAATCGATGCGGTTAATATCAGCCTTGATGCTCTTACAGAGGATATGTTTGAGAAGATAACAAGGAGAAAAGGACTTGACAGGGTATTGGAGGGGATGGATAAGGCTCTACAGTTTCCTCATGTTCGTGTGAAGGTGAACTGTGTCCTTCTCCACGGTGTGAATGAGGACCAGTGGATTCCCATCGCAGGCCTTGCAAAGGACAGACCGGTGGATGTGCGCTTTATTGAAATGATGCCTATAGGATACGGCAGGAAATACTGCGGGGAAGAGACCGAAGACCATGTGCGCCATCTGCTGGAGGGTGCTTACGGCAAAGCGGATTCCTTAAGCGGAAGATTCGGCAACGGTCCCAGTACATATATGCAGTTGGAGGGATTTAAAGGAAAAATCGGCTTTATCAGTGCCATTTCCCATAAGTTCTGTGAAGACTGCAATCGGGTGCGGCTCACTTCGGAGGGATTTTTAAAACCGTGTCTGCAGTTTTCGCATGGAGCAGATATGCGCAGCCTGCTCAGGGACGGAAGCTCAGATGAACAAATCGGCATTGTGGCTGAGAAGACCATATTTGAGAAGCCCAGAAGCCACCGCTTTGGAGAGGACCGGGAGGAAGGTCTGGAAAATAAAAAGATGTCAGAAATTGGAGGATGA